ACACCGCTCATCAATCCCACGATCACCATGATCGCTACGATCAGCTGACGTTCAGATTTTGCAAAATGAGTCACAATCCCACCCACTTTGTTTGCCATACCCGTCTCAAATAATGCGCCTCCAACGATAAACATCGCTACAAACAAAATCACGTTGCTGTCAATGAAACCGGAAAAAGCAGCTTTCCAGTCCAGGACATTTGTAATGACCAGGCCTACGCAGACGATCATCGACGTCAGCGCCAGCGGGATCTTCTCCGTCACAAACATGACGATAGCAAATACTAAAAACAATAATGTAATTGTTGATGGATTCATGACATCCCCCTTTCTGATTGGATACGTTGTTTGATTATCTCTCGCCGTTCAGGGAACAGTCTCACATCCAGAACAGTCCTTTTGGATTCAGCGGCCGCTTTGTTTTGATATGTGATATATGATAATGTATCCAATTCATATATCTAAAATAAAACAAAGTACGCTCTTTGTCAATAAATAATTGGCCAAAAAACGCACTTTGTTAAAATCTATCAAAGTTGATTGTGTACTTTTCACAAAACCGTACTGCTTTCTAATGATAATGTGTCAGCATATCCTGCATACTGCGGTAGATATGTTTTTCCATCCGTTCATGGGCCAACTTGACGTCGTGCTTACGGATAGCCTCCAGGATCTCTCCATGTTCTTTCCTGGACACCTTTGCATACTGATCCACAGTCACCACATTTCCCATTGACAGACCGTTCCATAATTCTGAAAGCATGCCAACCAGTTTTTCATTGCCGCTGGTTCTCCAGATCTCGTGATGGAACGCATGATTGTAATCCGCATAACCGGAAAACTGCCCTCTGTGTTCCGCCTCCTCAGAAATCCTATAAACATCCTCCAGCCCACTGATATCTGTTCCCTCCCGCGCCGCTTCTGCTGCGGTAAAGCTTTCAAGCACCGCCCGGAGCTGATAATGTTCCCGGATATATTTTTCCGTCACTCCAAGAACCACCGCTCCCTTATTATGGCGCAGCTCAATCAGACCGTCTCTCGCCAGGATCTGGAATGCTTCTCGCACAGGCGTCACAGAAATCTGCAAAAGCGCCGCTACACTTTCCAGGGTCAGAATCTCCCCCTCCTTCAGGGTCTGGGATATGATCGCTTTCCGCAGCTCGGAAGCCGCGCGTTCCCTGGCCGGAGCCAGGTAGATTGGTTTTAATCCCTGCATGTATGTCTCGTCCTTTCCTCCAATATCTTATCTTCCAACAGCCGGTAATACAGCGCAAACAGGCCCGGAACTTCCTGCTTCTGTTCCTGGATATATGCCTGCCGGACATCCTTAAGGATCGCTGTGGTGCCGCCGCCATCGCCAGCCGATTCCATGCCTGCGTTCTGCAGCCCGCAGGCATACTCCACATAAGTGTCCAGCAGATTGTAAAACTGACGGCTCAAATATCCGTTGTCCAGCCAGTCGGCAAACAGGCGGTGAAACGAAACCTCATTCCTGCCGTCCCACAGAGAAATGGCCTGCAAAAATGCTTCCCGCGCCTGGCTCTCCAAAATAAAGCCGCCATACTGGTACTGCAGCACTCCAATCGTCTGGTAGATCTGGCGGAACTGCTCTTTTGTAATCTCCGCCACCACCATATGGCGGGTAGGAAGACGTTCTGCCAGCCCCTGT
This portion of the Clostridium sp. AN503 genome encodes:
- a CDS encoding GntR family transcriptional regulator yields the protein MNSIANVRTRDYIIKNIREQILSGNFPAGMRLAQEELAEALGVSRIPVREALQILEEQGLAERLPTRHMVVAEITKEQFRQIYQTIGVLQYQYGGFILESQAREAFLQAISLWDGRNEVSFHRLFADWLDNGYLSRQFYNLLDTYVEYACGLQNAGMESAGDGGGTTAILKDVRQAYIQEQKQEVPGLFALYYRLLEDKILEERTRHTCRD
- a CDS encoding GntR family transcriptional regulator; this translates as MQGLKPIYLAPARERAASELRKAIISQTLKEGEILTLESVAALLQISVTPVREAFQILARDGLIELRHNKGAVVLGVTEKYIREHYQLRAVLESFTAAEAAREGTDISGLEDVYRISEEAEHRGQFSGYADYNHAFHHEIWRTSGNEKLVGMLSELWNGLSMGNVVTVDQYAKVSRKEHGEILEAIRKHDVKLAHERMEKHIYRSMQDMLTHYH